In the genome of Cellvibrio sp. KY-YJ-3, one region contains:
- a CDS encoding UbiA family prenyltransferase, with translation MKIKPLLALCRISNLPTVWMNVLTAVVLIDHAVPATVQWVWLPVLALALSAFYCGGMVLNDLCDYQWDKQHQPYRPLVTGSVSVKTAVIIAITLFLTGFILVALTPFALAGLCAASALFATIAIYDVFHKKTAASILVMGLARALVFVVVLMALTAQWLQWVIIAAILQFLYTLSLTFVARYEHMRGKPYTGPVIPRMIAGMAVVDGILLALVVAPVWLLVGIALAVLTRFGQRYVRGD, from the coding sequence ATGAAAATAAAACCACTCTTGGCTCTGTGCCGTATCAGTAACTTGCCCACAGTGTGGATGAATGTGCTCACGGCCGTGGTGTTAATTGATCATGCTGTTCCTGCTACGGTGCAGTGGGTGTGGCTGCCGGTATTGGCGCTTGCGCTGTCGGCATTTTATTGCGGCGGCATGGTGCTGAATGATCTGTGTGACTATCAATGGGACAAACAACACCAACCCTATCGCCCGCTGGTGACTGGCAGTGTCAGCGTAAAAACGGCGGTGATTATTGCGATTACATTATTTTTAACGGGTTTTATTCTTGTCGCACTCACACCCTTTGCGCTGGCAGGTCTGTGTGCTGCAAGCGCACTGTTTGCAACCATTGCAATTTATGATGTGTTCCATAAAAAAACGGCCGCCAGTATTTTGGTAATGGGGTTAGCGCGTGCACTGGTATTTGTAGTGGTGCTTATGGCGTTAACCGCCCAGTGGTTGCAGTGGGTGATTATTGCCGCCATATTGCAGTTTCTGTACACCCTATCGCTAACCTTTGTTGCACGCTATGAGCATATGCGCGGCAAACCTTACACCGGGCCGGTTATTCCACGCATGATTGCGGGCATGGCGGTGGTGGATGGCATATTGCTCGCGCTAGTGGTTGCGCCAGTTTGGTTATTGGTTGGCATCGCGCTGGCAGTATTAACGCGTTTTGGTCAACGCTATGTGCGTGGTGACTAA
- a CDS encoding alkaline phosphatase family protein produces MQRTLVINVVGLTRNLIGEHTPNLQKLLGNSVDIKPMVPAVTCAVQATYLTGKTPAEHGIVANGWYFRDLNEVWLWRQSNRLIQAPKIWDIARAKDSSFTCANTFWWYAMATGADYTLTPRPLYCADGSKLPDCYTYPLEWREELSQELGPFPLFQFWGPATSIKSSAWIADAAINVELKKSPSLQLVYLPHLDYCLQKVGPQGDISKDLQEVDGLVGKLLDFFTARNCRVIVLSEYGIGAVDTPVHPNRILREANLLAVKTDLGREYLETATSKAFAVADHQIAHVYIQNAELIPTVKQLFEQQPGIARVLDTEGKRELGLDHERSGELILLADANAWFTYYYWLDDNKAPDFAPTVEIHRKPGYDPCELFFNPKLRFPMLRMAGKVLRKKLGFRYLMDVISMQPEQVKGSHGLALPGADSTPIFMSTEARLVPREPIAATDVCDLMLRHVFD; encoded by the coding sequence ATGCAACGAACGCTGGTGATTAATGTGGTGGGGCTAACGCGCAATTTAATTGGCGAGCACACACCCAACTTACAAAAGTTGCTGGGCAACAGTGTGGATATAAAACCCATGGTGCCCGCCGTGACCTGCGCCGTGCAAGCCACTTACCTCACCGGAAAAACACCGGCAGAGCACGGCATAGTTGCCAACGGCTGGTATTTTCGCGACCTTAATGAAGTTTGGTTGTGGCGGCAGAGTAACCGCTTAATTCAAGCGCCCAAAATTTGGGATATAGCACGCGCAAAAGATTCGTCGTTCACCTGCGCCAATACCTTCTGGTGGTATGCCATGGCCACCGGTGCCGACTACACACTAACGCCGCGCCCGCTCTATTGCGCCGATGGTAGCAAGCTGCCGGATTGTTATACCTACCCGCTGGAATGGCGCGAAGAATTATCGCAAGAACTTGGGCCATTTCCCTTGTTTCAATTTTGGGGGCCAGCGACTTCCATTAAATCCAGCGCCTGGATTGCCGACGCCGCGATAAACGTGGAGCTAAAAAAATCCCCCAGTTTGCAATTGGTGTATTTGCCGCATTTGGATTACTGCTTACAAAAAGTCGGCCCCCAAGGCGATATCAGCAAAGACCTGCAAGAAGTGGATGGATTGGTGGGCAAACTGCTCGACTTTTTTACCGCGCGCAATTGCCGGGTGATTGTGTTATCTGAATACGGTATTGGCGCGGTGGACACACCGGTACACCCCAATCGTATTTTGCGCGAAGCGAATTTACTCGCGGTAAAAACCGATTTGGGGCGCGAGTATTTGGAAACTGCAACCAGTAAAGCCTTTGCCGTGGCCGACCATCAAATCGCCCATGTATATATTCAAAACGCTGAATTAATTCCCACCGTTAAACAATTATTTGAGCAGCAACCTGGCATTGCGCGGGTGTTGGATACAGAAGGAAAACGCGAGCTGGGCTTGGATCATGAGCGCTCGGGCGAACTTATTTTATTGGCCGACGCCAATGCCTGGTTTACTTATTATTATTGGCTGGACGATAACAAGGCGCCGGATTTTGCACCCACAGTAGAGATTCATCGCAAACCCGGTTATGACCCCTGCGAATTATTTTTCAATCCCAAATTGCGTTTCCCTATGCTGCGCATGGCGGGTAAGGTGCTGCGCAAAAAATTAGGCTTCCGCTATTTAATGGATGTGATTTCCATGCAGCCGGAACAGGTAAAAGGTTCACACGGCTTGGCATTGCCTGGTGCAGACTCTACGCCGATTTTTATGTCCACCGAGGCGCGTCTGGTGCCCCGTGAACCTATTGCCGCCACTGACGTATGCGATTTAATGCTGCGCCATGTGTTTGATTAA
- the eboE gene encoding metabolite traffic protein EboE has translation MRQLTYCSNIHPGESWQHVLDNLESHGLSVKQQVSPNAAFPLGLRIAQQASVELDDKKIAEFRTWCEQHDCYLLTINGFPYGTFHDQPVKEAVYEPDWRTQERVVYTQRLADLAVALTTRAQQLSISTVPIAYKQGFAEADWPLVRKNVIAVLEHLKSLHDRNGILIQLALEPEPCCVLETTAETIDFFARMDFPAELKTYIGICFDCCHQAVEFEDAADVLARLRAANITIAKVQVSSALRAQDEQIATLMQFNEPVYLHQAVAKHAQGLHRFSDLPELQAALENGEVYSECRVHFHVPIFIDNLGPCTTTQFFLTDFLPQLDASIPLEVETYSFKNLPAHLRDYPLDVSIARELQWVKNLLGQNN, from the coding sequence ATGCGCCAATTAACTTACTGCAGCAATATTCACCCCGGCGAATCCTGGCAGCACGTGCTGGATAACCTTGAATCCCACGGCTTGAGTGTAAAACAACAAGTTTCACCTAATGCGGCGTTCCCGCTCGGGCTGCGTATCGCCCAGCAGGCCAGCGTTGAACTGGACGATAAAAAAATCGCCGAGTTCCGCACCTGGTGTGAACAACACGATTGTTACTTGCTTACCATTAACGGTTTTCCCTACGGCACATTTCATGATCAGCCGGTAAAAGAAGCTGTCTATGAGCCCGACTGGCGCACGCAGGAGCGAGTGGTTTATACCCAGCGTTTAGCCGATCTGGCGGTGGCTTTAACCACGCGTGCGCAGCAATTATCGATTTCCACTGTACCTATTGCCTATAAACAAGGTTTTGCGGAAGCCGATTGGCCGCTAGTGCGCAAAAACGTAATCGCCGTACTTGAGCATTTAAAATCACTGCATGACCGCAATGGCATTCTGATCCAGTTGGCGCTGGAACCTGAACCCTGCTGTGTATTAGAAACCACCGCTGAAACCATCGACTTTTTTGCGCGCATGGATTTTCCGGCGGAACTAAAAACCTACATTGGGATTTGTTTCGACTGTTGCCATCAGGCGGTAGAGTTTGAAGATGCCGCCGATGTGCTCGCGCGGCTGCGCGCTGCCAATATCACTATTGCGAAAGTACAAGTCTCCAGTGCCCTGCGGGCGCAAGACGAGCAAATTGCCACGCTAATGCAATTTAACGAGCCGGTGTATTTGCATCAGGCGGTTGCCAAACATGCGCAGGGTTTGCATCGTTTTAGCGATTTGCCGGAGCTGCAAGCTGCACTTGAAAATGGCGAAGTTTACAGCGAATGCCGTGTGCATTTTCATGTGCCGATTTTTATCGATAACCTCGGGCCATGTACCACCACGCAATTTTTCCTGACCGATTTTTTACCGCAATTGGATGCGTCTATTCCATTAGAAGTGGAAACCTACAGTTTTAAAAATCTGCCCGCCCACTTACGGGATTACCCGCTGGATGTATCCATTGCGCGCGAATTGCAGTGGGTGAAAAATCTGCTCGGCCAAAATAATTAA
- a CDS encoding 3-dehydroquinate synthase — protein MSQIIQRFSVSYEFPVSFTRHTFAVENPVLREILQRAGDREHKVFPVIDADVLKNHPQLIDDLAEYARCHSDTINLILPPLIVRSGEICKSDPQEVEEFYRLTQDYKIDRHSFVLVIGGGSVIDAMGYAAATAHRGIRLIRMPTTVLGQNDAGIGVKNAVNFLGRKNYLGTFVPPFAVINDFAFLQTLPKRDQRAGIAEAVKVALIKDADFFNWLHESRHLLAEFDEQAVAYMIRRCAELHLHHIATSGDPFEYGSARPLDFGHWSAHRLEELSGHDLRHGEAVAIGIALDSLYSANMGFITQTLLEKIVATLRDLGFNLSHSALTRLDIHKALQDFREHLGGELCITLLTGEGQAAQFNHIELDVMQRSIDKLLSDFPATN, from the coding sequence ATGTCGCAAATTATCCAACGCTTCAGTGTCAGCTATGAATTTCCGGTGAGTTTTACCCGGCATACCTTTGCAGTAGAAAACCCGGTGCTGCGCGAAATTCTGCAGCGCGCTGGCGATCGCGAGCATAAAGTATTTCCGGTTATAGACGCTGATGTATTGAAAAATCACCCGCAATTAATAGATGACCTAGCGGAATATGCACGCTGTCACAGCGATACGATTAATTTAATTCTACCGCCGTTAATTGTGCGCAGTGGTGAGATTTGCAAAAGCGATCCGCAAGAAGTCGAAGAATTCTATCGCCTGACACAGGATTACAAAATCGATCGTCACAGTTTTGTACTGGTGATTGGCGGTGGTTCTGTGATTGATGCGATGGGATATGCGGCAGCAACAGCACACCGCGGTATTCGTTTAATTCGTATGCCCACGACCGTGCTGGGGCAAAACGATGCGGGCATCGGTGTAAAAAATGCGGTGAACTTTTTAGGCCGCAAAAATTATTTGGGTACCTTTGTACCGCCCTTTGCAGTGATTAACGATTTTGCTTTTTTACAAACCCTGCCCAAACGCGACCAACGCGCCGGTATTGCCGAGGCGGTAAAAGTCGCGCTGATTAAAGACGCGGATTTTTTTAATTGGCTGCACGAGAGTCGCCACTTGCTCGCTGAATTTGATGAGCAAGCGGTAGCCTATATGATTCGTCGCTGCGCCGAATTGCACTTGCATCATATCGCCACCAGCGGCGACCCCTTTGAGTACGGCAGCGCGCGTCCACTCGATTTTGGCCATTGGTCGGCACATCGCCTGGAAGAATTATCCGGCCACGATTTACGTCACGGCGAAGCAGTCGCGATTGGCATTGCGCTGGATTCACTCTATTCCGCCAACATGGGTTTTATTACCCAAACACTGTTGGAAAAAATAGTGGCAACACTGCGCGATTTGGGTTTTAACCTGAGTCACAGTGCGTTAACGCGCCTGGATATTCACAAAGCCCTGCAGGATTTCCGCGAGCATTTGGGCGGGGAATTATGTATTACCTTATTAACTGGCGAAGGGCAGGCGGCGCAATTTAATCATATTGAGCTTGATGTGATGCAGCGCAGTATTGATAAATTACTTAGTGATTTTCCGGCCACCAATTGA
- a CDS encoding TatD family hydrolase — protein MKFFDPHIHMCSRTTDDYQAMAAAGIRAVIEPAFWLGQPRTNVGSFIDYYASLIGWERFRASQFGIAHYCAMGLNSKEANNEGLAREVLEILPQFILKEGVVAIGEIGYDEMTPAEEYAYQAQLKMAVDYDMLVMVHSPHRDKKRGVLRSMDVAREMGVPMHKLIMDHNNEETVRDVLDYGAWAAFTIYPNTKMGSARMVEIVREYGPERIIIDSSADWGVSDPLAVPKTAQLMLERGIDPAAVELTTWTNAISAYAQSGQIDVDALMQTPVIDQRQSYSDNSVLRGQKPRVDEPVPN, from the coding sequence ATGAAATTTTTTGATCCGCATATTCATATGTGCAGTCGCACAACAGACGATTACCAGGCCATGGCCGCCGCCGGCATTCGCGCCGTGATTGAACCGGCGTTCTGGTTGGGGCAACCGCGCACCAATGTCGGTTCGTTTATCGATTACTACGCCAGCTTAATTGGCTGGGAGCGCTTTCGCGCCTCGCAATTCGGTATCGCCCATTACTGTGCCATGGGCTTAAATTCCAAAGAGGCCAACAACGAAGGTCTAGCACGCGAAGTATTGGAAATTTTGCCGCAATTTATTTTAAAAGAAGGCGTGGTCGCGATTGGCGAAATTGGCTACGACGAAATGACACCCGCCGAAGAATATGCCTATCAAGCGCAATTAAAAATGGCAGTGGATTACGACATGCTGGTGATGGTGCATTCGCCCCATCGCGATAAAAAACGCGGCGTGTTGCGCTCCATGGATGTCGCGCGCGAAATGGGTGTGCCCATGCACAAACTCATTATGGATCACAACAACGAAGAAACCGTGCGCGACGTATTGGATTACGGCGCCTGGGCGGCGTTTACTATTTACCCCAATACCAAAATGGGCTCGGCGCGCATGGTGGAAATTGTGCGCGAATATGGCCCTGAACGCATTATTATCGACAGCTCCGCCGACTGGGGCGTGAGCGATCCGCTCGCGGTTCCCAAAACCGCGCAACTGATGTTAGAGCGCGGCATTGATCCCGCTGCCGTTGAACTCACCACCTGGACCAATGCGATTAGCGCCTACGCCCAGTCGGGTCAAATTGATGTGGATGCGTTAATGCAAACGCCGGTGATTGATCAGCGCCAGTCTTACAGTGATAACTCGGTATTGCGCGGGCAAAAACCCCGTGTTGACGAACCTGTTCCCAACTAA
- a CDS encoding EboA domain-containing protein, producing the protein MSKPCLALLNSVLAVRVNSTTQEFIQRTQDQISTGVTDDRFTQLVSLASRHVPRQPLAPSGADLERAAALIPGWSPKAWSLLDTVRVSFVLARADLAEPAFAQRFNQWFRFADEGESCAYYRALCLLPESQQHVWRAAEGCRTNMRSVFSAVACDSPYPFLYFDALAWNQMLLKALFIGEPLGNIYGVNLRTTPELVAMVNDYIDERRSAGRDIPADVQLLVG; encoded by the coding sequence ATGAGTAAACCCTGTCTGGCGCTATTGAATAGTGTGTTGGCAGTGCGTGTGAATTCAACCACCCAGGAATTTATACAGCGCACTCAGGATCAAATTTCCACTGGCGTTACGGACGATCGATTTACCCAGCTGGTTTCGTTGGCGAGCCGGCATGTGCCGCGCCAGCCGCTTGCCCCCTCTGGTGCGGACCTTGAACGCGCCGCCGCGTTAATTCCCGGATGGAGCCCCAAGGCCTGGAGCTTGCTGGATACGGTGCGTGTCAGTTTTGTGCTGGCGCGCGCGGATCTGGCGGAGCCCGCCTTTGCCCAGCGTTTTAATCAATGGTTTCGCTTTGCCGATGAGGGTGAGTCCTGCGCTTACTATCGCGCGCTCTGTTTATTGCCTGAGTCACAACAACATGTCTGGCGCGCCGCCGAAGGGTGTCGCACCAATATGCGCTCGGTCTTTTCTGCTGTCGCCTGCGATTCGCCGTATCCGTTTTTGTATTTCGACGCTCTCGCCTGGAATCAAATGCTACTCAAAGCTTTATTTATTGGCGAACCGCTGGGCAATATTTACGGCGTTAATTTGCGTACTACGCCAGAATTAGTCGCGATGGTAAATGACTATATCGATGAACGACGCAGTGCCGGGCGCGATATTCCAGCGGATGTGCAGTTATTAGTGGGGTAA
- a CDS encoding D-alanyl-D-alanine carboxypeptidase family protein → MIKQIAASIFLAGASIAFAQQPSAPVPATTLPTPTPGQVVQQQPQAIPSAPQLAATGYILVDATTGAIVAEFNSAERLPPASLTKMMSSYLVVDEIEKGRISEDSLVNISVKAWQMGGSRMYVKEGTQVPVIDLLRGVIIQSGNDSTVALAEYISGNEDAFVDLMNQTAARLGMVSTHFENSSGWPAEGHLTTAKDLAVLARAIINDHPTHYPLYAEKYFTYNNIRQPNRNTLLFRDDAVDGLKTGHTDEAGYCLVASAKRDNTRFIAVVMGTESERARAAETEKLLAYGFRYFQTTSLYQAGQQVGTSRVWAGQADEVSLAIPKDIVLTLPKGREQSLQAKMHINEIIKAPIAVGQELGNLTVELDGQLLVNTPIVAVQAVEEAGFFARLLDNLKLFFRNLFS, encoded by the coding sequence ATGATTAAACAAATTGCTGCCAGTATTTTTCTTGCCGGCGCGAGTATCGCGTTTGCGCAACAGCCTTCGGCTCCTGTCCCTGCTACCACTTTGCCAACTCCTACACCCGGTCAGGTTGTTCAGCAACAGCCACAAGCAATTCCCTCTGCGCCGCAATTGGCGGCTACGGGCTACATTTTGGTAGATGCCACTACTGGAGCGATTGTTGCGGAGTTTAATTCGGCGGAACGCTTGCCTCCCGCGAGCCTTACTAAAATGATGTCCAGCTATTTGGTGGTGGATGAAATTGAGAAGGGGCGAATTAGCGAAGACTCACTGGTAAATATCAGTGTTAAAGCCTGGCAGATGGGCGGTTCGCGCATGTATGTAAAAGAGGGCACCCAGGTTCCAGTAATCGATTTGCTGCGCGGGGTAATTATTCAATCCGGTAATGACTCTACGGTTGCTTTGGCCGAATATATTTCCGGCAATGAAGATGCATTCGTGGATTTAATGAATCAAACCGCCGCCCGCCTGGGCATGGTCAGTACCCATTTTGAAAATTCATCGGGCTGGCCCGCCGAAGGCCACTTAACTACCGCAAAAGATTTAGCGGTGCTGGCGCGTGCGATTATTAATGATCACCCAACCCATTATCCTCTGTATGCGGAAAAGTATTTCACCTACAACAATATTCGCCAGCCCAACCGCAACACGCTGTTATTCCGCGACGACGCGGTGGATGGTTTAAAAACTGGTCACACCGACGAGGCGGGCTATTGTTTGGTGGCCTCAGCCAAGCGTGATAACACCCGTTTTATCGCTGTGGTAATGGGCACTGAGTCAGAGCGCGCGCGCGCGGCAGAAACGGAAAAGTTATTGGCCTATGGTTTCCGTTATTTCCAAACTACATCGCTGTATCAAGCGGGTCAGCAAGTAGGTACTTCCCGTGTATGGGCGGGTCAGGCCGACGAAGTCAGCCTCGCGATACCCAAGGATATAGTGCTCACTCTGCCCAAGGGACGCGAGCAGTCACTGCAAGCAAAAATGCATATCAACGAAATCATCAAAGCGCCGATTGCAGTTGGTCAGGAGCTGGGTAACCTTACGGTGGAATTGGATGGGCAGCTGTTGGTAAATACCCCAATCGTGGCGGTTCAGGCTGTAGAAGAAGCGGGCTTTTTCGCGCGTTTATTGGATAACTTGAAATTGTTCTTCCGCAATTTGTTTAGCTAA
- a CDS encoding septal ring lytic transglycosylase RlpA family protein, whose amino-acid sequence MQWVARAKQFFGRCQIYFLCLLGLCVLLAACSAPQKAPTGKTKPPYNPNDGRYAHDKDFGPDEDVDLSHVPDAVPRYEVRTRAGNKNPYTVLGKTYHLIADESSYKERGYASWYGKKFNGYRTSNGEVYDMYAMTGAHKTLPIPSYVRVKNLDNGKSVVVRINDRGPFHHGRIVDLSYAAAQRIGIHKTGTGRVEVEIALPNDAAPVPLRAGGNSAAQVESALPPGTYLQVGAFSQKNAAQQFAASIGTKLTYPLTINSAQSPKEIHRVRVGPFANAKSLQEARDQLARIKIYEAHVVYQ is encoded by the coding sequence ATGCAATGGGTGGCGCGCGCAAAACAATTTTTTGGCAGATGCCAGATTTATTTTCTCTGTCTGCTCGGCCTGTGTGTTTTGCTTGCCGCTTGTTCCGCACCACAAAAAGCGCCCACTGGAAAAACCAAACCGCCCTATAATCCCAACGATGGGCGCTATGCCCACGATAAAGATTTTGGCCCGGATGAAGATGTCGATCTGTCTCACGTGCCAGATGCGGTGCCGCGTTATGAAGTGCGCACCCGTGCGGGCAACAAAAATCCCTATACCGTGTTGGGCAAAACTTATCACTTGATCGCAGATGAGTCTTCATACAAAGAGCGGGGTTATGCCTCCTGGTATGGTAAAAAATTCAACGGGTATCGCACCTCAAACGGCGAAGTCTACGACATGTACGCTATGACCGGCGCGCACAAAACCTTACCTATTCCATCCTATGTGCGGGTGAAAAATCTCGACAATGGTAAAAGTGTCGTGGTGCGTATTAATGATCGCGGGCCTTTTCATCACGGGCGAATTGTTGATTTAAGTTATGCCGCTGCCCAGCGTATCGGAATTCATAAAACAGGAACCGGACGTGTTGAAGTTGAAATCGCGTTGCCGAATGACGCAGCACCGGTGCCTTTGCGTGCGGGTGGTAATTCCGCTGCACAGGTCGAGTCTGCGTTGCCACCAGGTACTTATTTGCAAGTTGGTGCTTTTTCGCAAAAAAATGCAGCGCAGCAATTTGCCGCAAGTATTGGCACTAAATTAACCTATCCACTCACTATTAATTCTGCTCAGTCGCCCAAAGAAATTCACCGTGTGCGTGTTGGCCCATTCGCCAATGCTAAATCCTTACAGGAAGCGCGCGATCAATTGGCGCGCATAAAAATATACGAAGCCCATGTGGTTTATCAGTAA
- the mltB gene encoding lytic murein transglycosylase B — translation MFSSIRCLAKKSLPLLLGAALPAWADYSQHPLAPAFIDEMVQQHGFTAAEVTQLLNKAEKRQPILDAIARPAEKSKTWKEYRPIFIVPMRVANGVAFWNEHRAALALAEKEYGVPAEIIVAIIGVETNYGRNMGSWKVIDALSTLAFDYPPRAPFFRSELVNYLILTREQQHNPLEFKGSYAGAMGYGQFMPSSYRNYAVDFSGDGFTDIWNNPTDAIGSVANYFKQHGWQTDKAVVVPAKLSQARSKVIANDAFNKVVPPTLTLNEWKKTGVVPVTKASGKIPAIAIEFEGVKGLEYWFGLQNFYTITRYNRSPMYAMAVYDLSVEIKNAMNKSNQKVAGAN, via the coding sequence ATGTTTTCTTCAATACGTTGTTTAGCAAAAAAATCACTGCCGCTGTTGCTGGGTGCGGCGCTTCCGGCCTGGGCAGATTACAGCCAGCACCCTTTGGCGCCAGCATTTATCGACGAAATGGTACAGCAGCATGGTTTTACGGCGGCCGAAGTGACGCAGTTGTTAAACAAGGCGGAAAAACGCCAGCCGATCCTGGATGCAATTGCACGCCCGGCAGAAAAGTCCAAAACCTGGAAAGAGTATCGCCCTATTTTCATTGTGCCCATGCGCGTGGCTAATGGCGTTGCCTTTTGGAATGAACATCGCGCGGCACTGGCGTTGGCTGAAAAAGAATACGGTGTGCCCGCCGAAATTATCGTGGCGATTATTGGCGTGGAGACTAACTACGGCCGCAATATGGGCAGCTGGAAAGTGATTGATGCCCTGAGCACACTGGCGTTTGATTACCCACCGCGCGCACCATTTTTCCGCTCGGAGTTGGTGAATTATTTAATTCTCACGCGTGAACAACAGCATAATCCGCTCGAATTCAAAGGCTCTTACGCGGGCGCTATGGGCTACGGGCAATTTATGCCCTCCAGCTACCGCAATTATGCGGTTGATTTTAGCGGTGATGGTTTTACCGATATTTGGAACAACCCCACCGATGCGATTGGCAGTGTGGCCAATTATTTTAAACAACATGGCTGGCAGACAGATAAGGCAGTAGTGGTACCGGCAAAACTGTCGCAGGCGCGCAGTAAAGTGATCGCCAACGACGCATTTAATAAAGTGGTGCCACCCACACTGACATTAAATGAATGGAAAAAAACCGGTGTGGTCCCTGTCACTAAGGCGAGCGGCAAGATCCCGGCTATCGCCATTGAATTTGAAGGCGTAAAAGGTCTGGAATATTGGTTTGGCCTGCAAAATTTTTACACGATTACCCGTTATAACCGCAGTCCGATGTATGCCATGGCGGTGTATGACTTGAGTGTAGAAATCAAAAATGCGATGAATAAATCCAACCAAAAAGTAGCGGGAGCAAACTAA
- the rodA gene encoding rod shape-determining protein RodA — protein sequence MSRQDFLRRMPEAASAFSRRARLAERLHIDFFLLGLLLILTVIGLTVLYSASGHNLPSVEKQATFFVIAYITMFVVAQIPVDFMRRMAPFAYVGGVILLVAVTIFGNVAMGAQRWLQIGGFRFQPSEIMKLALPIAIAAYLSGRFLPPRFKHVLAVLGLIGVPTALIIEQPDLGTSILVATSGIMVLFFSGLLWRYIAAAVVVFLASLWPIWHFMMHDYQRQRVLTMLDPTQDPLGTGWNIIQSKTAIGSGGLSGKGWMEGTQSRLDFLPEGHTDFIIAVMSEEFGLLGVLLLLTIYAMLIIRGLMIALNSQNTFGRLLAASISSTFFVYVFVNMGMVSGMLPVVGVPLPLISQGGTAIVALFAGFGILMAISTEKKRVMTPQG from the coding sequence ATGAGTAGACAGGATTTTTTACGGCGTATGCCCGAGGCTGCCAGTGCATTCAGTCGCCGGGCGCGGCTGGCGGAGCGCTTGCACATCGACTTCTTTTTGCTGGGACTGCTGCTGATATTGACGGTGATAGGCTTGACCGTGCTCTACAGCGCCAGCGGTCACAACTTGCCGAGCGTGGAAAAGCAGGCCACTTTTTTTGTGATCGCTTACATCACTATGTTTGTGGTGGCGCAAATACCGGTGGATTTCATGCGGCGCATGGCCCCCTTTGCCTATGTGGGCGGCGTTATTCTGCTGGTTGCAGTCACCATCTTTGGCAATGTTGCTATGGGCGCGCAGCGCTGGTTGCAAATTGGCGGCTTTCGCTTTCAGCCTTCTGAAATTATGAAGCTTGCACTGCCGATTGCGATTGCTGCTTATTTGAGTGGGCGTTTTTTGCCGCCGCGTTTCAAGCATGTGTTGGCGGTGCTGGGGCTTATTGGTGTGCCTACGGCCTTGATCATTGAACAGCCTGACTTGGGCACCTCAATCCTGGTCGCGACTTCGGGCATTATGGTGCTGTTTTTTAGTGGATTATTGTGGCGTTACATCGCGGCGGCGGTCGTGGTCTTTCTCGCCAGCCTTTGGCCTATTTGGCATTTTATGATGCATGACTATCAGCGCCAGCGGGTGTTAACCATGCTTGACCCCACGCAAGACCCGCTGGGGACGGGGTGGAATATTATCCAGTCCAAAACAGCGATTGGCTCTGGCGGCCTCTCGGGCAAAGGTTGGATGGAAGGCACCCAATCGCGGCTGGATTTTCTGCCGGAGGGGCATACAGATTTTATTATCGCGGTGATGTCGGAAGAGTTTGGTCTGCTTGGTGTGCTGCTGCTGTTAACCATCTACGCCATGCTCATTATTCGCGGCTTGATGATCGCACTCAATTCGCAAAACACCTTTGGTCGCCTCTTGGCGGCGAGTATTAGCTCCACGTTTTTTGTCTATGTGTTCGTCAATATGGGTATGGTATCGGGCATGCTGCCGGTGGTGGGGGTGCCCTTGCCCCTGATTAGCCAGGGTGGAACCGCGATTGTTGCGCTCTTTGCCGGCTTCGGCATTTTGATGGCCATATCAACAGAGAAAAAACGGGTAATGACTCCGCAAGGTTAA